The sequence GCTGAACCTGCCGGGTTCGGCGATCAGCCGTCACCAGCGAATATCCGATCAGCAGGATGCAGCCTACCACAACACTTATTGCCATAGACAGGACGCGGCGGTTCACGTTCACTGCAGCACATTCTCCGATTTGCGACCTGGGTCTACTGTCTAAGCCGCGGGTGTCACTTCTTCTTCGCCGGAACCCGGGGGGCCTTAGCGGCGAGGTGATGGGCAGCATTCGCCCACCTGCTCAGCAGGTCCGCCTTCCGCTCGAAGATCTTTGGAACTAAGACCCAATGGGCCATCGTTCGATTACCTGCAGTCCAGGGCTCAGAGCCACCCTTCGACATAAGTTCATTGAATAGCTCGACATCTGGAAGTCTGAGGCCGATACGACCCGTCTTCCAGACCAACGCATAGATATTGTTGTTAGCAAACAAAGCGTGACAGCCAAACATTTTCCGGTCTGTGACGCCAGGCAGGCCCCGCGATGCTTCGCACAGGACCGACTTCAGCCGTTCAATTGTTTGGTCGGAGGCGAGCTTTGTTTTTGTCCTCATTCAACTTTCTCCACTGTTGCGGCATCATTGGAAAAGTATTCATGTCCGCAGCGGGGCGGCTGGGTACGGCTCTAAATTCTCGCAGCTGGACATCAAGATCCCGTAAGTCCAGACGAGGGATCGTGATCGCTGGCCCTGCAGGCTCACTACCACATATTGAGTGTCCCTTTCTGTTCCATGTCTCTTAGGAACTTAACGGCCCCTTTTTCTTGTGCTGCACGATCGACAAAGCTTTGTAACGGAGTGATCTGGACCTTCATGAAGCTCCAGAAAGGCAAACTCTGCAGGGTCCTGCTTAGTTCATTGTTGTCTGCAACATCCAGAATCATTGCAGACGCCTTCGATCCTGCCACCACCCCGGCGGCTCTAATTTTCCCAGCCTTCTCCAACTGGACAACCATATCCAGGCTAGGAATGATCGCATGCTCCACCATGTGAACAACCTTCTCGGGAGGATGCGCCGGGCCAGGTTCGATATACTCAAAATTCACCAAGAACAGCATCTTCACCACCACCTCCTCATGTAGTTCTCGCTCGTTGCTGCTTCCGGCATCTCGAGCTTTATTCTGCAGTCTGAATGAGACGCCCGACGGTTCTGAAAGCCTCATCTCCCGGAAGTTGCATTCCCACGTCTATCGGGTGTGCAAGAGCGATGATGCGTGCGACAGGGTTTTTGCTGGCCTCTTTCAAATTTCGCGATTTCCGAACCTCATCGACCGATTCCAGTGGAATGCACTGAGCGATGCTCACTGGCGTACCGACCGGCGGGAACCCTACGACCCGCCCGTAAGAGAGTGTTCCGTGGATTGCTCGGAACGCCCCAAACGAGGTTTCGATAATCGCGTAAGGATTGAAGTACAAACGCGCCGGAAAACGGGAATCGCCCAGAGATTGCGCAATTCCATAGGATGGCAGGAAAATGTCAGGGTACTTTTCCTTTAGGGTCTCCCCGAGTATGATCCGGATCGGCCCAATGCTGGGATCTTGCATTCTTGCGTCAAGATTGAGAATCTGCATCCACACTGTTTCTCGACCCGTCTGGAAGAACTCTTCGGGTCGATTTAAGAAATCCGTTTCCGCGATCCTGCTCGGAAGCGTGGACCCCGCCGGTATCGGAATTTTGACGGAGTGATTCGCGGACCGTCCTTTGTAAACGAATGGCGCCGAGCGCGAAACTGTCTGTACGGCAGTCGGCATATCCAAAGTAACCATCTTCCCCGCCATCGACCCTGTGAGAAACTCGATCATGATGATGAAGTGACTCAGAAAC is a genomic window of bacterium containing:
- a CDS encoding muconolactone Delta-isomerase family protein, which produces MLFLVNFEYIEPGPAHPPEKVVHMVEHAIIPSLDMVVQLEKAGKIRAAGVVAGSKASAMILDVADNNELSRTLQSLPFWSFMKVQITPLQSFVDRAAQEKGAVKFLRDMEQKGTLNMW